In a genomic window of Mycolicibacter heraklionensis:
- a CDS encoding ABC transporter ATP-binding protein, translated as MSAPVATPTVRPANFWPTALRLARRMGPQRRLIAAVISLSLGGIALGVAGPRILGHATDLVFNGIIGRGLPAGITKQQAIEDARAAGHGTYAEMLSRMDVIPGAGVDFAAVARTLALAMGLYLIAALMVWTQARLLNVILQRTMRALRRDVEDKLHRLPLRYFDTQRRGELLSRVTNDVDNTATSVSMTVSHLFSSVLTVLVVLAMMLSISPLLAVITLAGVPVTLLAVRSITRRSQRLFAAQWAATGQLNAHLEETYSGFTLVRTFGHRDLAQQRFDDCNDELYRAGFGAQFFSGLISPATGLIANLGYVAVAVIGGFQVATGQITLGSIQAFIAYVRQFNQPLGNLASMFNALQSGAASAERVFAFLDEAEEPPAPSTPLWRPDSEPRGAAPRGRVEFRDVSFGYRPGVPVIEDLSLSVAAGAVVAIVGPTGAGKTTLVNLLMRFYDVDRGQILIDGVDITDVDRCALRSSIGMVLQDTWLFTGTIAENIGYGRPDATEDEIIEAARAAHVDPFVRTLPDGYGTRVNDDGGAISAGEKQLITIARAFLAQPQLLILDEATSSVDTRTELLIQRAMRELRQGRTSFIIAHRLSTIRDADLILVMQAGRIVEQGTHAELLARRGAYWAMAEGS; from the coding sequence GTGAGCGCACCGGTGGCGACTCCGACGGTACGGCCCGCGAACTTCTGGCCGACCGCGCTGCGCCTGGCCCGCCGGATGGGCCCGCAGCGCCGGCTGATCGCTGCGGTCATCAGCCTGTCGCTGGGTGGTATCGCGCTCGGTGTGGCCGGGCCGCGAATCCTGGGTCATGCCACCGATCTGGTGTTCAACGGCATCATCGGCCGCGGTCTGCCGGCGGGAATCACCAAGCAGCAAGCTATCGAGGATGCCCGCGCCGCCGGCCACGGCACCTACGCCGAGATGTTGTCGCGCATGGACGTGATCCCGGGCGCCGGCGTCGACTTCGCCGCGGTGGCGCGCACGCTCGCACTGGCGATGGGCCTGTATCTGATTGCGGCGCTGATGGTCTGGACGCAGGCGCGGTTGCTCAACGTGATCCTGCAACGCACCATGCGGGCGCTGCGCCGCGACGTCGAGGACAAGCTGCACCGGCTACCCCTGCGGTATTTCGACACCCAACGGCGCGGGGAACTGTTGAGCCGGGTCACCAACGATGTCGACAACACCGCGACCTCGGTGTCCATGACGGTCAGCCACCTGTTCTCCTCGGTGCTGACCGTGCTGGTGGTGCTGGCAATGATGCTGTCCATCTCGCCGCTGCTGGCCGTGATCACCCTGGCCGGAGTGCCGGTGACGCTGCTGGCGGTACGGTCGATCACCCGGCGCTCGCAACGACTGTTCGCCGCGCAGTGGGCCGCCACCGGGCAGCTCAACGCCCACCTGGAGGAGACCTACAGCGGCTTCACCCTGGTGCGGACCTTCGGGCACCGCGACTTGGCACAGCAGCGGTTCGACGACTGCAACGACGAGTTGTACCGGGCCGGCTTCGGCGCCCAGTTCTTCTCCGGGCTGATCTCCCCGGCGACCGGGCTGATCGCCAACCTCGGCTACGTCGCGGTCGCGGTGATCGGCGGATTCCAGGTGGCCACCGGACAGATCACGCTGGGAAGCATTCAGGCGTTCATCGCCTACGTCCGCCAGTTCAACCAGCCGCTCGGGAATCTGGCATCGATGTTCAACGCCCTGCAGTCCGGTGCCGCCAGCGCCGAGCGGGTGTTTGCCTTCCTCGACGAGGCCGAAGAGCCCCCGGCCCCGTCGACGCCGCTGTGGCGCCCCGACTCCGAACCGCGCGGCGCGGCACCGCGCGGCCGGGTGGAGTTCCGCGACGTCAGCTTCGGCTACCGGCCCGGCGTGCCGGTGATCGAGGACCTGTCGCTGAGCGTGGCAGCGGGCGCCGTGGTGGCGATCGTCGGCCCGACCGGGGCCGGCAAGACCACCCTGGTCAACCTGTTGATGCGGTTCTACGACGTGGACCGTGGACAGATCCTGATCGACGGCGTGGACATCACGGACGTGGACCGCTGCGCACTACGTTCCTCGATCGGCATGGTGCTGCAGGACACCTGGCTGTTCACCGGAACGATCGCCGAGAACATCGGCTACGGCCGGCCCGACGCCACCGAGGACGAGATCATCGAGGCGGCCCGCGCCGCGCATGTCGACCCCTTCGTGCGGACCCTGCCGGACGGCTACGGCACCCGGGTCAACGACGACGGCGGGGCCATCAGCGCCGGCGAGAAGCAGCTGATCACCATCGCCCGGGCGTTTCTGGCCCAGCCGCAGTTGCTCATCCTCGACGAGGCCACCAGTTCGGTGGACACCCGCACCGAACTGCTGATCCAGCGGGCGATGCGGGAGCTGCGCCAGGGCCGCACCAGTTTCATTATCGCCCACCGGCTTTCGACGATCCGTGACGCCGACCTGATCCTGGTGATGCAGGCCGGCCGGATCGTGGAGCAGGGCACCCACGCCGAGTTGCTGGCCCGCCGCGGGGCTTACTGGGCGATGGCCGAGGGCAGCTGA